Proteins from a genomic interval of Desulfovibrio piger:
- a CDS encoding major capsid protein, translating to MSATLGFVATLAEMEQFYRGDKAGQIIELMNKTNDIMDDVPWMEANQSDGHLTRIRTGLPAVYWRRLYQGTPPAKSQWSQVKEGCGILEAIMELDVEEIRLYGDRDRSFRMSEGIAFAEAMRQKVARTLFYGDSNRNPDEFNGLAMRYPASDAENVLDAGGRDGGCTSLWLVSWGPQSVHGIYPKGSRGGLSHEDLKTYMAQDENGRKYQVTGDKYNWRCGLAVRDWRGVVRIANVPVAALGKRKGEEGFVDLQKLTIEAKNRMPQHLRQKAVWYANSDVLTALELQNSDAGQVQLHYGEFFDAKAVPVLHGRPVRQCDAIASDEASI from the coding sequence GGTTTTGTGGCCACGCTGGCCGAAATGGAACAGTTCTATCGCGGCGACAAGGCCGGCCAGATCATCGAGCTGATGAACAAGACCAACGACATCATGGATGACGTGCCCTGGATGGAGGCCAACCAGTCCGACGGCCACCTGACGCGCATCCGCACCGGCCTGCCCGCCGTATACTGGCGCCGCCTCTATCAGGGCACGCCGCCCGCCAAGTCCCAGTGGAGCCAGGTCAAGGAAGGTTGCGGCATCCTTGAGGCCATCATGGAACTGGATGTGGAAGAGATCCGCCTGTACGGCGACCGTGACCGCTCCTTCCGCATGAGCGAGGGCATCGCCTTTGCCGAGGCCATGCGCCAGAAGGTGGCCCGCACCCTGTTCTACGGCGACAGCAACCGCAACCCCGACGAATTCAACGGCCTGGCCATGCGTTACCCGGCCAGCGATGCCGAAAACGTGCTGGACGCCGGTGGCCGCGACGGCGGCTGCACCTCGCTCTGGCTGGTCTCCTGGGGGCCGCAGTCCGTGCACGGCATCTATCCCAAGGGCAGCCGCGGCGGCCTTTCCCACGAAGATCTCAAGACCTACATGGCGCAGGACGAGAACGGCCGCAAATATCAGGTCACGGGCGACAAATACAACTGGCGCTGCGGTCTGGCCGTACGCGACTGGCGCGGGGTGGTGCGCATCGCCAACGTGCCCGTGGCCGCACTGGGCAAGCGCAAGGGCGAGGAAGGTTTCGTGGATCTGCAGAAGCTGACCATCGAAGCCAAGAACCGCATGCCCCAGCATCTGCGCCAGAAAGCCGTCTGGTACGCCAACTCCGATGTGCTCACCGCGCTGGAACTCCAGAACTCCGACGCCGGGCAGGTGCAGCTGCACTACGGCGAATTCTTCGACGCCAAGGCCGTTCCCGTGCTGCACGGCCGCCCCGTGCGCCAGTGCGACGCCATCGCCTCGGACGAGGCTTCCATCTAG